The Flavobacterium commune genome contains a region encoding:
- a CDS encoding MlaD family protein: MILTREIKTAILVIASILLFIWGYSFLKGKDLFHSYTTLYVEYDSVEGLSPSAPVTLNGLVIGKIEKITINPNTAKLLVELQIDTDFPISKKSTATIYEPGFIGGKQIAIEPNFTDKTNIESGDYLKANVRLGMTESLSKKLVPLQDKIEKILVNADNLITGINNVLDKKTQDDLKKSLAELSKTMEQFHQASAGVNSMLAENKAQISGTVANFNKVSSNFSKISDSLNKADLGKTVKSLNTTLTKVNGIMAGLEAGNGSMGKLLKDDVFYNNLSSTSKELELLLQDLRLYPTRYVNVSLFGKKNKPYKAPNDTISKVKN, encoded by the coding sequence TTGATACTAACAAGAGAGATTAAAACTGCAATTTTAGTAATTGCATCGATATTATTATTTATTTGGGGTTATAGTTTTTTAAAGGGAAAAGATCTTTTTCATAGCTATACTACATTGTATGTAGAGTATGATAGTGTCGAAGGTTTGTCTCCATCAGCTCCGGTAACTTTAAATGGATTGGTTATTGGAAAAATAGAAAAAATTACAATAAACCCTAATACAGCTAAATTATTAGTTGAGTTGCAAATTGATACCGATTTCCCTATTTCTAAAAAAAGTACTGCAACTATCTATGAACCGGGATTTATAGGCGGAAAACAAATTGCCATAGAGCCTAATTTTACAGATAAAACAAATATAGAATCAGGAGATTACCTAAAAGCAAATGTGCGATTAGGAATGACCGAATCTTTGAGTAAAAAATTAGTTCCGCTTCAGGACAAAATCGAAAAAATATTAGTGAATGCCGATAATCTAATTACAGGTATTAATAATGTTTTAGACAAGAAAACACAGGATGATTTAAAGAAAAGTTTAGCTGAGTTGAGCAAAACTATGGAACAGTTTCATCAGGCTTCTGCCGGAGTTAACTCGATGTTAGCCGAAAACAAAGCTCAAATTTCGGGAACTGTTGCGAACTTTAATAAAGTTTCCAGTAATTTTTCTAAAATATCCGATTCTTTAAATAAAGCCGATTTAGGAAAAACAGTGAAGAGTTTAAATACAACTTTGACCAAAGTAAATGGAATCATGGCTGGTTTAGAAGCCGGAAACGGAAGTATGGGCAAGTTGTTAAAAGACGATGTTTTTTATAATAATTTATCCAGTACTTCTAAGGAATTAGAACTATTACTTCAGGATCTTCGTTTGTATCCTACAAGATATGTTAATGTTTCTCTTTTTGGAAAGAAAAACAAGCCCTATAAAGCACCTAATGATACCATTTCGAAGGTTAAAAACTAA
- a CDS encoding N-acetylmuramoyl-L-alanine amidase family protein produces MKKYKKTDVLLAVLMMMVSSLVFSQSDQVFKVTLDAGHGGHDFGAAYNGHVEKNIALAVVLKVGKILESHPKVSVIYTRKTDVFIDLIERANIANRANANIFVSIHCNANRNTAADGTETYVMGMTKIASNLEASKKENAVVTLEKDYQTKYEGFDPNSPETMIGFTLMQEEYLDNSISLASKIQNGFAALGKKIRGGGVKQAPFMVLHKAYMPRVLIEMGFISNYVEGNILASEEGQDDIARAIADAIISYKSEYFGGEESEVVKPSQRMIENSEDTTASTKSVEEPKKSNPDIVFKVQLAVSRRKLELAPKNFKGLKDISMISSGKNYKYFYGQTSDYELSKNLLTEAKAKGFDSAYLVAFKNGNEIDIQEAIK; encoded by the coding sequence ATGAAAAAATATAAAAAAACTGATGTGCTGCTTGCTGTTTTAATGATGATGGTTAGTAGTCTTGTTTTTTCACAATCCGATCAGGTATTTAAGGTTACATTGGACGCAGGTCATGGCGGACACGATTTTGGAGCGGCTTATAACGGTCATGTTGAAAAAAATATTGCTTTGGCAGTAGTTTTAAAAGTGGGTAAAATTTTGGAATCACATCCTAAAGTCAGTGTTATTTATACCCGAAAAACCGATGTTTTTATTGATTTGATCGAAAGAGCTAATATTGCTAATCGAGCTAACGCTAATATTTTTGTTTCTATTCACTGTAATGCCAATAGAAATACTGCTGCCGACGGAACAGAGACCTATGTAATGGGGATGACTAAAATTGCCTCTAACCTGGAAGCTTCTAAAAAGGAAAATGCAGTAGTTACTCTGGAAAAAGACTATCAAACAAAATACGAAGGTTTTGATCCTAATTCTCCCGAAACGATGATTGGTTTTACTTTAATGCAGGAAGAATATTTGGATAACAGTATTTCTTTAGCCAGTAAAATACAAAATGGTTTTGCAGCATTAGGTAAGAAAATCAGAGGCGGAGGAGTAAAACAAGCTCCTTTTATGGTGCTTCACAAAGCTTATATGCCGAGAGTTTTAATCGAAATGGGGTTTATTTCGAATTATGTTGAAGGAAATATTCTTGCTTCAGAAGAAGGTCAGGATGATATTGCCCGTGCTATTGCTGATGCAATCATTAGTTATAAAAGCGAATATTTTGGAGGCGAGGAATCAGAAGTTGTTAAGCCATCACAACGAATGATTGAAAATTCAGAAGACACTACCGCAAGTACTAAATCAGTTGAAGAACCTAAGAAATCAAACCCCGATATTGTTTTCAAGGTACAATTAGCCGTTTCACGTAGAAAATTAGAGTTGGCTCCTAAAAACTTCAAAGGCTTAAAAGACATATCGATGATTTCTAGTGGTAAAAATTATAAGTACTTTTATGGACAAACTTCTGATTATGAGCTTTCCAAAAATCTTTTAACAGAAGCCAAAGCTAAAGGTTTTGATTCGGCATATTTAGTTGCTTTTAAAAATGGTAATGAAATCGATATTCAAGAAGCAATTAAATAA
- a CDS encoding 4Fe-4S dicluster domain-containing protein, producing MSYLDNILFAIVLIVGFGYFISNIKKIYRNINLGIDVNRKDNSKQRWKNMALIALGQKKMFTRPIPALLHFMLYAAFVITQIELLEIFIDGLSGSHRFFKTGLGGFYTFLISFIEILSLLALIATVAFLSRRNLLKLPRLNKAELLGWPKKDANLILIMELILVICIFTMNGTDEVLYLLGKSHFEGTGSFNFAVSQHLGPAMFGGMNESTLHILERVGWWGHLLMVMAFLNYLYYSKHLHIVLAFPNTYFANLNPLGEFDNLASVTKEVKMMMYPNADPFAAPAAQEGEVPAKFGASDVQDLNWVQLLNAYTCTECGRCSSVCPANITGKKLSPRKIMMDTRDRMEEVGKNIDANKGVFVPDNKSLLNDYITPEELWACTSCNACVEECPVSISPLSIIMDMRRYLVMEQSAAPATLNAMMTNVENNGAPWPYNQQDRLNWKND from the coding sequence ATGAGTTATTTAGATAATATATTATTTGCTATCGTTTTAATTGTTGGTTTTGGATATTTCATTTCTAATATAAAAAAAATCTACCGCAACATTAATCTGGGTATTGATGTGAATAGAAAAGACAATTCAAAACAACGATGGAAAAACATGGCGTTAATTGCCTTGGGGCAGAAAAAAATGTTTACCAGACCTATTCCGGCACTGTTGCATTTTATGTTATATGCTGCTTTTGTAATTACTCAAATTGAGTTGTTAGAAATATTTATAGATGGTTTATCGGGTTCACATCGTTTCTTTAAGACCGGTTTAGGAGGTTTTTATACTTTTTTAATAAGTTTTATAGAAATACTTTCTTTATTAGCATTAATTGCGACGGTGGCGTTTTTATCGAGAAGAAATCTTTTAAAATTACCACGATTAAATAAAGCGGAATTATTGGGGTGGCCTAAAAAGGATGCCAATTTGATTCTTATCATGGAATTAATTCTGGTGATTTGTATTTTTACGATGAATGGAACCGATGAAGTTTTATACTTATTAGGGAAATCTCATTTTGAAGGAACTGGTTCATTTAATTTTGCAGTTTCACAGCATTTAGGACCTGCCATGTTTGGCGGAATGAATGAAAGTACGTTACATATTTTAGAACGAGTAGGATGGTGGGGACATCTATTAATGGTGATGGCATTTTTAAACTATTTATACTATTCTAAACATTTGCACATCGTTTTAGCTTTCCCAAATACTTATTTTGCCAATTTAAATCCGTTAGGAGAGTTTGATAATTTGGCTTCGGTTACTAAAGAAGTTAAAATGATGATGTATCCTAATGCTGATCCATTTGCGGCACCGGCAGCTCAAGAAGGCGAAGTTCCTGCTAAATTTGGAGCCAGCGATGTTCAGGATTTAAATTGGGTACAATTGCTTAATGCTTATACTTGTACCGAATGTGGAAGATGTTCATCGGTTTGTCCGGCTAATATAACGGGTAAGAAATTATCTCCTCGTAAAATTATGATGGATACCCGTGATAGAATGGAGGAAGTAGGTAAAAATATCGATGCCAATAAAGGTGTTTTTGTACCGGATAATAAGTCATTGTTGAATGATTATATCACTCCCGAAGAATTGTGGGCTTGTACTTCTTGTAATGCTTGTGTGGAGGAATGTCCTGTAAGCATAAGTCCGTTGTCAATTATTATGGATATGCGTCGCTATCTGGTAATGGAGCAAAGTGCTGCACCAGCAACATTAAACGCCATGATGACTAATGTGGAAAACAATGGTGCGCCTTGGCCATACAATCAGCAAGACCGATTGAATTGGAAAAATGACTAA